The stretch of DNA CGGAGTAATATCACCACCGAAGCGCTGTTATTTGCCTGCATTGCATATTGAAAACGTCCTGCGCACAATTGGCGGGACGTTTTTTTATGGGGTCAATTCCCATGTGGATTTTTGTATTGAATCCTGCGTGCAACAGGCGCATTCTGCGGCGGTTTTCGCACCGGCGCGATGCGCTGGCGCGGTCGCTCTCCTCCTGAATGAATAAGGCGGCGCCGGAGATGTTCCTTCCCCTGTATGCCCCGTGATCCGACCGGCGATCCTTGCCGATCTCGACGCCCTGGCAGCGTTGGAGAACGTCTGTTTCTCCAGCGACAGACTCAGCCGTCGCAGTTTTCGTCACTTCCTGCAACATGGCCATGTGGAGTTTCTGGTCGACGTCGCCGACGACAGCGCACAAGGTGACGCCATCCTTGGGTACGGCCTGACCCTCTATCGACGCGGCGCGCGGCTGGCGCGCATCTACTCCATCGCGGTCTCCCCCAACGCCCGCGGGCAGGGGCTGGGCAAGCGCCTGCTGGCGGCCCTGGAGGCGCGCGCGCTGGGGCAGGGCGCGGCGTGGATGCGGCTGGAGGTGCGCGCCGATAACGTCGGCGCCATCGGGCTGTATCAGGCCCAGGGTTACCGCGTGTTCGACCACTACCCGGACTACTACGAAGACCACACTGAGGCGCTGCGTCTGCAGAAGTCCCTGCTGCGCCACCTGTCGCCGGAAGAGACGCCGTGGCCCTACTATGCGCAAACGTTGCCGTTTACCTGCGGTCCGGCGGCGCTGATGATGGCCATGGGCGGTTTCGATGTGGGGATGAGCCTGGACCGCGCTTTGGAGCTGCGTCTGTGGCGCGAAGCCACCACCATCTATATGACCTCCGGCCACGGCGGCTGTGGTCCCCACGGGTTGGCGGTGGCGGCGCTGGCGCGCGGGTTTGAGGCGCGGGTGCGTGCGGTGGGCGGCGGCGCCGAGGGGCTGTTTGCCGACTCGGTGCGCGACGCCGACAAGAAAGCGGTCATCCGGCTGGTGGAGGAGAGCTTCCTGGCGGAGCTGGCGCAGGCGGGGGCGTCGGTGGACGATGCGCCGCTGACGGTTGAGGAGTTGGAGGCGGCGTTGCGCGCCGGGTGGGCGGGGTTGGTGCTGGTGAGCGCCTATCGCCTCTCCGGCGGCAAGGCGCCGCACTGGGTGACGTTGGCGGCCATCGACGAACGCTATGTCTATGTGCATGAGCCGGACATGGATCCGGCGCACAGTCTGACCGCCACCGATTGCATGGGCATCCCGATTCCCCGCGAGGATTTCGCCCGCATGATGCGCTACGGCCGCGCCAGACAACAGGCGGCGCTGTTCCTGCGGCCACGAAGGTCTGTATAAGCAGGTTTGGCAACGGGGGCGCTCGCGGTGAGATCCCCTCTTTCATGAATTGGTTGGGCAAGTTGGAGTCATAGGCGATGGCGCAACGCTATACGGTGGTGCTGGACCAGATGGAGGACTGGAAGTGGTCCGACCATGGCTTGGAGTTGCTGACAGTGCAGGATTACCTGGCGCGAGGCGAAAAACCCAAACGGCGCAAGGGCGCCGGGCGCGTCATCAATCTGTGCCGCCACTATCAGGCGCTCAGCGGCGGCTACTACTGCTCGCTGTTCGCCGAGGCGCGCAAGGAGATCGCGCTGCCCTCCATGGCGGATATTCTGGATCTGTCGCACAAATCGCTCTACGCTTTCCTGCTGCCGGAGCTGGATGAGGCGCTGTCCGGGGCGGCGCTGGATGAGTCGCAGACCGCAGCCAAAAGCCTGACCATCCCGGTGATGTTCGGCCAAACCGAGCTGAGCGTATTTTCAGCGCTGGGGCGGCGTTTGTTCGAAGTGTTTCGCTATCCGCTCATGCGCGTGAGCGCGCAGCGCAAAGGCGACCGGCTGCGCGTCAGCGGGCTCAAGCCCATGGGGCTGCATCAAGTGCGCAAGAGCGAACGCGCGCTGTTCGAAGCCAGTCTGCTGCGCTTCACCGGTCTGCCAGTCCGGCGCAAACCCAGCCGCAATAACCCGTTGTACGATCTGGCGATTCTGTATGATCCAAAGGAGGATCTGCCGCCCTCCAACCCCGCAGCGTTGGAGGCGTTCATCAAGGCCGGGCAGGCGCTGCGCATGCGCGTGGAGTTGATCACCGCCAAGGCGTTTCACCGCATCCCGGCGTTCGATGCGCTGTTTATCCGCGAGACCACCGCCACCCACCACCACACCTTCCGCTTCGCCCGCAAAGCCGAGCAGGAGGGGCTGCCGGTGATCGATGACGCCGGCTCCATCGTGCGCTGCACCAATAAGGCGTTCTTGCACGAACTGCTGCATGCGCACAAAATTCCCACGCCGCGTTCGGAGGTGCTGGACCGTTATCGCTTCGACGAGGCTGAGGCCAAACGTCTGGCCGAGCGCTTGGGGCTGCCCATCGTCCTGAAGATTCCCGACGGCTCATTCTCGCGCGGGATGATCAAAGCCCAGAGTGTGAGTGATCTGCTGGTCGGGGCGCAGAAGCTGTTTGTCCACTCCCGACTGCTGCTGGCGCAGGAGTTCATGTACACTGAGTCCGACTGGCGCATCGGCGTGCTGGGCGGCAAACCCCTGTTCGCCAGCCAATATATGATGTCGCCCAACCATTGGCAGATCTATCACCATCGCGAGGATGGCGGCGTGGACGAGGGCGATTTTCGCACTCTGTCCGTGGATGGCGCCCCCGCAGAAGTGGTGGAGACCGCGCGCCGCGCCGCCGCTCTCATGGGCGATGGGCTGTATGGCGTTGATTTAAAGCAGAACCAAAACGGGGTATTCGTGATCGAAGTGAATGACAACCCCAATATCGACTACGGCGTGGAGGACAAGATTCTCAAAGGGGATCTGTACGCCGCCGTGCTCAAAGAGTTCATCCGCCGCATTGAGGCCACCCATGGATAGTCCCGCTCCGTTACCGCTTTTCGCTGATGCGCCGGACCCGGCACAGATCTGCGATGCGTTGTTCCCTGAGGGCGGTTACGCCGCGGCGCGGGCGGCGTTTGTGCAGACGGCCAAAGCGGCGGGCGGCGCACAGGCCAGCTATGTGAATCCTCCTGTCGGATTGCAGGGGGAGGAGCTGGCCATGGATGTGGCGCGCTGGGGCTCGGATAACGCCCTGGCCAGTGTGGTGGTCCTCTCCGCCACCCATGGGGTGGAGGGGCCGGTGGGCTCGGCGATTCAACTGGACCTGCTGCGCCACGCCGATTTGAATGCGCTGCCTGGCGGCGTGGAGTTGATCGTGGTGCATGGGGTCAACCCCTACGGCTACTCCTGGGGGCGGCGCGCCAATGAAGACGGGGTGGACCTGAATCGTAATTTTGTGGATTTTTCCGCCGAGCCGCCGTCCAACCCCGGCTATGACGCTCTGAGCGACGCCTTGGTCCCCACCTCGTTGGAGCCCGACGCCATCCGCCGCGCCGATGCGCGCCTGGCCGCCTATCGCAAACAGCATGGCGAGATCGCCTACGACGTGGCGGTGGCCGGGGGACAGTATCGCCACCGGCATGGACTGTTCTACGGCGGCGACGCGCCCAGTTGGTCACGGCAAACCCTGGAGCAGCTCTGGCTTGACTGGGGCTTGGCCAAGCGGCGTCTGGTGGCGGTGCTGGATCTGCACACCGGCATCGGTCCGCACGGCTATGGGGAGCTAATTTGCGATCTGCCGCCGGGCGGGCCTGGATCGCGGCGGGCGCTGCGCTGGCATGGGGAATCGGTGACCCATCCTGCGCTGGGGGATTCGGTCTCTGGCGCGCGCTCGGGGCTCTCCGATTACGGCTGGCTGGCGGCGTTTGATGATCGGCTGAGTTTCCTGACCCTGGAGTTCGGCACCGGACC from Magnetofaba australis IT-1 encodes:
- a CDS encoding GNAT family N-acetyltransferase/peptidase C39 family protein, which translates into the protein MIRPAILADLDALAALENVCFSSDRLSRRSFRHFLQHGHVEFLVDVADDSAQGDAILGYGLTLYRRGARLARIYSIAVSPNARGQGLGKRLLAALEARALGQGAAWMRLEVRADNVGAIGLYQAQGYRVFDHYPDYYEDHTEALRLQKSLLRHLSPEETPWPYYAQTLPFTCGPAALMMAMGGFDVGMSLDRALELRLWREATTIYMTSGHGGCGPHGLAVAALARGFEARVRAVGGGAEGLFADSVRDADKKAVIRLVEESFLAELAQAGASVDDAPLTVEELEAALRAGWAGLVLVSAYRLSGGKAPHWVTLAAIDERYVYVHEPDMDPAHSLTATDCMGIPIPREDFARMMRYGRARQQAALFLRPRRSV
- a CDS encoding M14 family metallopeptidase, which encodes MDSPAPLPLFADAPDPAQICDALFPEGGYAAARAAFVQTAKAAGGAQASYVNPPVGLQGEELAMDVARWGSDNALASVVVLSATHGVEGPVGSAIQLDLLRHADLNALPGGVELIVVHGVNPYGYSWGRRANEDGVDLNRNFVDFSAEPPSNPGYDALSDALVPTSLEPDAIRRADARLAAYRKQHGEIAYDVAVAGGQYRHRHGLFYGGDAPSWSRQTLEQLWLDWGLAKRRLVAVLDLHTGIGPHGYGELICDLPPGGPGSRRALRWHGESVTHPALGDSVSGARSGLSDYGWLAAFDDRLSFLTLEFGTGPFVDLLAALRADHVCHALELAADDPQMVAAREQLQRFFNPPSPAWREMTLWRGRQVLRQTLQGVAASL
- a CDS encoding RimK family protein; its protein translation is MAQRYTVVLDQMEDWKWSDHGLELLTVQDYLARGEKPKRRKGAGRVINLCRHYQALSGGYYCSLFAEARKEIALPSMADILDLSHKSLYAFLLPELDEALSGAALDESQTAAKSLTIPVMFGQTELSVFSALGRRLFEVFRYPLMRVSAQRKGDRLRVSGLKPMGLHQVRKSERALFEASLLRFTGLPVRRKPSRNNPLYDLAILYDPKEDLPPSNPAALEAFIKAGQALRMRVELITAKAFHRIPAFDALFIRETTATHHHTFRFARKAEQEGLPVIDDAGSIVRCTNKAFLHELLHAHKIPTPRSEVLDRYRFDEAEAKRLAERLGLPIVLKIPDGSFSRGMIKAQSVSDLLVGAQKLFVHSRLLLAQEFMYTESDWRIGVLGGKPLFASQYMMSPNHWQIYHHREDGGVDEGDFRTLSVDGAPAEVVETARRAAALMGDGLYGVDLKQNQNGVFVIEVNDNPNIDYGVEDKILKGDLYAAVLKEFIRRIEATHG